A region of Pseudorca crassidens isolate mPseCra1 chromosome 8, mPseCra1.hap1, whole genome shotgun sequence DNA encodes the following proteins:
- the PRKAG2 gene encoding 5'-AMP-activated protein kinase subunit gamma-2 isoform X12, with protein sequence MRFMRSHKCYDIVPTSSKLVVFDTTLQVKKAFFALVANGVRAAPLWESKRQSFVGMLTITDFINILHRYYKSPMVQIYELEEHKIETWRELYLQETFKPLVNISPDASLFDAVHSLIKNKIHRLPVIDPISGNALYILTHKRILKFLQLFMSDMPKPAFMKQNLGALGIGTYHNIAFIHPDTPIIKALNVFVERRVSALPVVDESGKVVDIYSKFDVINLAAEKTYNNLDITVTQALQHRSQYFEGVVKCSKLEVLETIVDRIVRAEVHRLVVVNETDSIVGIISLSDILQALILTPAGLLTGNREGNSLGPKY encoded by the exons ATGCGATTCATGAGGTCACACAAGTGTTACGACATCGTTCCAACCAGCTCCAAGCTTGTGGTCTTTGATACCACGTTACAA GTTAAAAAGGCCTTCTTTGCCCTAGTAGCCAACGGTGTCCGAGCAGCGCCTCTGTGGGAGAGTAAAAGACAAAGTTTTGTAG GAATGCTAACAATTACAGATTTCATTAATATACTTCATAGATACTATAAGTCACCCATG gtACAGATTTATGAATTAGAGGAACATAAGATTGAAACATGGAGGG AGCTTTAtttacaagaaacgtttaagcCTTTAGTGAATATATCTCCAGATGCAAG CCTCTTCGATGCTGTACACTCGTTGatcaaaaataaaatccacagaTTGCCAGTTATTGACCCTATCAGTGGGAATGCACTTTATATACTTACCCACAAAAGAATCCTCAAGTTCCTCCAGCTTTTT ATGTCTGATATGCCAAAGCCTGCTTTCATGAAGCAGAACCTGGGTGCACTCGGAATCGGGACCTACCACAACATCGCCTTCATACACCCAGACACTCCCATCATTAAAGCCTTGAACGTCTTCGTGGAAAGACGAGTGTCAGCCTTGCCTGTTGTGGACGAGTCAG gaaaagtTGTAGATATTTATTCCAAATTTGATGTAATt AACCTTGCTGCTGAAAAAACATACAACAACCTAGACATCACAGTGACCCAGGCCCTGCAGCACCGGTCACAGTATTTCGAAGGCGTAGTGAAGTGCAGTAAGCTGGAAGTACTGGAGACCATCGTGGACAGAATAGTGAGAGCCGAG GTCCATCGGCTGGTGGTAGTAAATGAAACAGACAGTATCGTGGGTATTATTTCCCTGTCGGATATTCTGCAAGCCCTGATACTCACCCCTGCAG GACTACTAACTGGAAATCGGGAGGGAAATTCTTTGGGACCTAAGTATTGA
- the PRKAG2 gene encoding 5'-AMP-activated protein kinase subunit gamma-2 isoform X11, with translation MLEKFELEEEAEDSESGVYMRFMRSHKCYDIVPTSSKLVVFDTTLQVKKAFFALVANGVRAAPLWESKRQSFVGMLTITDFINILHRYYKSPMVQIYELEEHKIETWRELYLQETFKPLVNISPDASLFDAVHSLIKNKIHRLPVIDPISGNALYILTHKRILKFLQLFMSDMPKPAFMKQNLGALGIGTYHNIAFIHPDTPIIKALNVFVERRVSALPVVDESGKVVDIYSKFDVINLAAEKTYNNLDITVTQALQHRSQYFEGVVKCSKLEVLETIVDRIVRAEVHRLVVVNETDSIVGIISLSDILQALILTPAGLLTGNREGNSLGPKY, from the exons caGAAGACTCAGAAAGTGGTGTTTACATGCGATTCATGAGGTCACACAAGTGTTACGACATCGTTCCAACCAGCTCCAAGCTTGTGGTCTTTGATACCACGTTACAA GTTAAAAAGGCCTTCTTTGCCCTAGTAGCCAACGGTGTCCGAGCAGCGCCTCTGTGGGAGAGTAAAAGACAAAGTTTTGTAG GAATGCTAACAATTACAGATTTCATTAATATACTTCATAGATACTATAAGTCACCCATG gtACAGATTTATGAATTAGAGGAACATAAGATTGAAACATGGAGGG AGCTTTAtttacaagaaacgtttaagcCTTTAGTGAATATATCTCCAGATGCAAG CCTCTTCGATGCTGTACACTCGTTGatcaaaaataaaatccacagaTTGCCAGTTATTGACCCTATCAGTGGGAATGCACTTTATATACTTACCCACAAAAGAATCCTCAAGTTCCTCCAGCTTTTT ATGTCTGATATGCCAAAGCCTGCTTTCATGAAGCAGAACCTGGGTGCACTCGGAATCGGGACCTACCACAACATCGCCTTCATACACCCAGACACTCCCATCATTAAAGCCTTGAACGTCTTCGTGGAAAGACGAGTGTCAGCCTTGCCTGTTGTGGACGAGTCAG gaaaagtTGTAGATATTTATTCCAAATTTGATGTAATt AACCTTGCTGCTGAAAAAACATACAACAACCTAGACATCACAGTGACCCAGGCCCTGCAGCACCGGTCACAGTATTTCGAAGGCGTAGTGAAGTGCAGTAAGCTGGAAGTACTGGAGACCATCGTGGACAGAATAGTGAGAGCCGAG GTCCATCGGCTGGTGGTAGTAAATGAAACAGACAGTATCGTGGGTATTATTTCCCTGTCGGATATTCTGCAAGCCCTGATACTCACCCCTGCAG GACTACTAACTGGAAATCGGGAGGGAAATTCTTTGGGACCTAAGTATTGA